One region of Pseudomonas glycinae genomic DNA includes:
- the lpxK gene encoding tetraacyldisaccharide 4'-kinase: protein MAMSDRLLAAWYQGHPALTLLRPLEWLYRRVVAGKRQRFLDGQGEIYQSPVPVVVVGNITVGGTGKTPMILWLIEHCRRHGLRVGVVSRGYGAKPAQLPWRVQADQTADIAGDEPLLIVQRTGVPLMIDPDRSAAVRALLDSEPLDLILSDDGMQHYRLARDLELVLIDAARGLGNRRCLPAGPLREPAERLQSVDGVLFNGALEDRDGGFAFRLQPSTLVNLHSGERKPLDHFPPGQAVHAVAGIGNPQRFFNTLEALDWRPVPHAFADHAEYSVQALSFTPSLPVVMTEKDAVKCRAFAAVDWWYLAVDAVPSPAFVAWFDTQLMRLLPDRLLP, encoded by the coding sequence ATGGCCATGTCCGATCGTCTGCTCGCCGCTTGGTATCAGGGGCACCCGGCCCTGACGCTGTTGCGGCCGCTGGAGTGGCTGTACCGCCGCGTCGTGGCCGGCAAGCGTCAGCGTTTTCTCGATGGCCAAGGTGAGATCTACCAGTCGCCGGTGCCGGTGGTCGTGGTTGGCAATATCACTGTCGGCGGCACCGGCAAGACCCCGATGATCCTGTGGCTGATCGAGCACTGCCGACGCCACGGGCTGCGGGTCGGTGTGGTCAGTCGTGGTTACGGCGCCAAACCGGCGCAACTGCCATGGCGAGTCCAAGCCGATCAGACTGCCGACATCGCCGGCGACGAACCTTTGCTGATCGTGCAGCGCACCGGCGTGCCGCTGATGATCGATCCCGATCGCAGCGCCGCTGTCAGGGCCCTGCTGGACAGCGAGCCGCTGGACCTGATCCTGTCCGATGACGGCATGCAGCATTACCGCCTCGCGCGGGATCTGGAACTGGTGCTGATCGACGCCGCCCGAGGGCTTGGCAACCGGCGCTGTCTGCCCGCCGGCCCCCTGCGCGAACCGGCCGAGCGCCTGCAAAGCGTTGACGGTGTGCTGTTCAACGGCGCCCTTGAGGATCGCGACGGCGGTTTTGCTTTCCGTCTGCAACCTTCGACGCTGGTCAATCTGCACAGCGGTGAACGCAAGCCGCTCGATCATTTTCCGCCCGGTCAGGCCGTGCACGCGGTCGCCGGGATCGGCAACCCGCAACGTTTCTTCAATACCCTCGAAGCGCTAGACTGGCGGCCTGTGCCCCACGCCTTCGCCGACCACGCCGAATACAGCGTGCAGGCCTTGAGTTTCACGCCGTCATTGCCGGTGGTGATGACTGAGAAGGACGCGGTGAAGTGCCGTGCCTTCGCCGCCGTCGACTGGTGGTACCTGGCGGTCGATGCCGTGCCGTCGCCGGCCTTTGTGGCCTGGTTCGACACACAGTTGATGCGCCTGTTGCCGGATCGTCTTTTGCCTTAA
- a CDS encoding ExbD/TolR family protein, producing MKFRRKPRETIDINLASLIDVVFILLLFFVVTTTFTRETQLRVDLPEAVSGSPAEDQQVKQLDVAISAEGVFSVNNRILPKNDLATLMEAMQKESNGDTNMPLSISADGKAQHQSVITAMDAAGKLGFSHLRMTTVEAAPKS from the coding sequence GTGAAATTCCGTCGCAAGCCCCGGGAAACGATCGACATCAACCTCGCGTCGCTGATCGACGTGGTGTTCATCCTGTTGCTGTTTTTCGTCGTGACTACGACCTTCACCCGCGAAACCCAGTTGCGCGTCGATCTGCCGGAAGCGGTCAGCGGCTCGCCGGCCGAGGATCAGCAGGTCAAGCAACTGGACGTGGCCATCAGCGCCGAAGGCGTGTTCTCGGTGAACAACAGGATTCTGCCGAAAAACGATCTGGCCACCCTGATGGAAGCCATGCAGAAAGAATCCAACGGCGACACCAACATGCCGTTGTCGATCAGTGCTGACGGCAAGGCTCAGCATCAATCCGTGATCACCGCCATGGACGCGGCCGGCAAGCTCGGTTTCAGCCATCTGCGCATGACCACGGTCGAGGCGGCGCCCAAATCCTGA
- a CDS encoding MotA/TolQ/ExbB proton channel family protein: MWELVKSGGWMMLPIILSSIAAMAIVAERLWTLRASRVTPEHLLGQVWVWIKDKQLNKEKLKELRANSPLGEILAAGLANSKHGREIMKECIEEAAARVIHELERYVNALGTIAAMSPLLGLLGTVLGMIDIFSAFTGSGMTTNAAVLAGGISKALITTAAGLMVGIPAVFFHRFLQRRIDELVVGMEQEAIKLVEVVQGDRDVDLAGGKA, from the coding sequence GTGTGGGAATTGGTCAAATCCGGCGGCTGGATGATGTTGCCGATCATTCTGAGTTCCATCGCCGCCATGGCGATCGTCGCCGAGCGCCTGTGGACCCTGCGCGCCAGTCGCGTCACCCCTGAGCATTTGCTGGGTCAGGTCTGGGTCTGGATCAAGGACAAGCAGCTCAACAAGGAAAAGCTCAAGGAATTGCGCGCCAACTCGCCGCTGGGGGAAATCCTCGCTGCGGGCCTGGCCAACTCCAAGCATGGTCGCGAGATCATGAAGGAGTGCATCGAAGAGGCCGCCGCCCGGGTCATCCACGAGCTGGAGCGCTACGTCAACGCGCTGGGCACCATCGCCGCCATGTCGCCGCTGCTCGGTCTGCTGGGCACGGTGCTGGGCATGATCGATATTTTCAGCGCCTTCACCGGTTCCGGCATGACCACCAATGCGGCGGTGCTGGCCGGCGGTATTTCCAAGGCGCTGATCACCACTGCTGCGGGCCTGATGGTCGGTATTCCGGCAGTGTTCTTCCACCGTTTCCTGCAACGCCGCATCGATGAACTGGTGGTGGGCATGGAACAGGAAGCGATCAAACTGGTGGAAGTGGTGCAGGGCGACCGTGACGTCGATCTGGCCGGGGGCAAAGCGTGA
- a CDS encoding DNA internalization-related competence protein ComEC/Rec2 codes for MRTGMMALAVGLLAPVFLPALPPVGLLLVLPWVALMLLPFRSYPLAFLLLGFTWASFSAQLALDDRLPSRLDGETRWVEGRVVGLPQNAEGVVRFELADARSRHEKLPSLMRLAWYAGPEVKSGERWRLAVKLKRPGGLLNPDAFDYEAWLLAQRIGATGTVKDGQRLAPAQWAWRDSIRQRLLAVDAQGRNGALAALVLGDGSGLSREDWQILQDTGTVHLLVISGQHIGLLAALLYVLVAGMARVGIWPLRWPWLPWACGLAFAAALGYGLLAGFDVPVRRACVMVALVLLWRLRFRHLGAWWPLLLAFNGVLLMDPLASLRPGLWLSFIAVAVLIFTFGGRLGPWRWWQTWTRAQWLIAIGLCPVLLALSLPISLSGPLANLLAVPWVSFAVLPPALLGTLLLPIPYVGEGLLWLAGGLIDGLFRSLALIAGRWPAWVAASMPGWGLALGCIGALLLLLPRGVPLRPLGWPLLLVLAFAPRERLAEGVADVWQLDVGQGLAIVVRTRHHTLLYDSGPRFGDFDAGERVVLPALHKLGVNHLDLMLLSHADADHAGGALAVVKGLPVSFVISGDPPGLPEALNAEACETGRQWQWDGVAFHLWQWADAHDSNQRSCVLQIEANGERLLLTGDIDSAAERDLLNSVLAVPTQWLQAPHHGSRSSSSMALLKVLQPHAVLISRGQGNSFGHPHPTVIARYRKQGIHIHDSAEQGAIHLQLGRFQPARSMRQQRRFWRAPPLPGAEYR; via the coding sequence ATGCGCACAGGGATGATGGCGCTGGCGGTCGGTCTGCTGGCCCCGGTTTTTTTACCGGCCTTGCCGCCGGTCGGGTTATTGCTGGTGTTGCCGTGGGTGGCGCTGATGCTGCTGCCGTTTCGCAGCTATCCACTGGCGTTTTTACTGCTTGGATTTACATGGGCGAGCTTCAGCGCGCAGCTGGCGCTGGATGATCGACTACCTTCCCGGCTGGATGGCGAAACGCGCTGGGTGGAGGGGCGGGTCGTCGGCTTGCCGCAGAATGCCGAAGGTGTCGTGCGCTTCGAACTGGCCGATGCGCGTTCGCGTCACGAGAAACTGCCGTCGCTGATGCGTCTGGCCTGGTACGCCGGGCCTGAGGTCAAAAGTGGCGAACGCTGGCGACTGGCGGTCAAGCTCAAGCGTCCCGGCGGCCTGCTCAATCCGGATGCGTTCGATTACGAAGCCTGGCTGCTGGCGCAGCGCATCGGCGCCACCGGGACGGTGAAAGATGGCCAGCGTCTGGCGCCGGCGCAGTGGGCTTGGCGTGACAGCATCCGGCAGCGCCTGCTTGCAGTGGATGCCCAGGGACGCAACGGAGCCTTGGCTGCGCTGGTGCTCGGCGATGGTTCTGGGCTCAGTCGCGAGGACTGGCAGATCTTGCAGGACACCGGCACCGTGCACCTGCTGGTGATTTCCGGTCAGCACATCGGGCTGTTGGCGGCGTTGCTGTATGTGTTGGTCGCCGGGATGGCACGGGTCGGGATTTGGCCGCTGCGTTGGCCCTGGCTGCCCTGGGCGTGCGGTCTGGCATTCGCGGCGGCGCTGGGTTACGGCCTGCTGGCCGGGTTCGATGTGCCGGTGCGACGGGCCTGCGTGATGGTTGCGCTGGTGCTGCTGTGGCGATTGCGATTTCGCCATCTCGGTGCCTGGTGGCCGTTGCTGCTGGCCTTCAACGGCGTGTTGTTGATGGACCCGCTGGCCAGCTTGCGTCCGGGGTTGTGGCTATCCTTTATCGCGGTCGCCGTGCTGATCTTCACCTTCGGCGGCCGTCTGGGGCCGTGGCGCTGGTGGCAAACCTGGACGCGCGCGCAGTGGTTGATCGCGATCGGCTTGTGCCCGGTGCTGCTGGCGCTGAGTCTGCCGATCAGTCTCAGCGGGCCACTGGCCAATCTGCTGGCGGTGCCGTGGGTCAGTTTTGCGGTGTTGCCTCCGGCGTTGCTGGGCACATTGCTGCTGCCGATCCCTTATGTCGGGGAAGGGCTGCTGTGGCTGGCGGGCGGACTGATCGACGGGTTGTTCCGATCACTTGCCCTGATTGCCGGGCGGTGGCCGGCGTGGGTTGCGGCGTCGATGCCGGGATGGGGTCTGGCGCTGGGCTGCATCGGTGCACTGCTGTTATTGCTGCCCCGAGGCGTTCCCCTGCGTCCCTTGGGCTGGCCGTTGCTGCTGGTGCTGGCATTTGCGCCCCGGGAGCGACTGGCCGAAGGCGTGGCCGATGTCTGGCAACTGGACGTCGGCCAGGGCCTGGCGATAGTGGTCCGTACCCGGCATCACACTTTGCTGTACGACAGCGGCCCGCGCTTCGGTGACTTTGATGCAGGCGAGCGGGTGGTGCTGCCGGCCTTGCACAAACTGGGCGTAAACCACCTCGACCTGATGCTGCTCAGCCATGCCGATGCCGATCACGCGGGGGGAGCACTGGCCGTGGTGAAAGGCTTGCCGGTCAGCTTCGTCATCAGCGGCGACCCGCCGGGTCTGCCCGAAGCGCTCAACGCCGAGGCCTGTGAAACCGGGCGGCAATGGCAGTGGGACGGCGTGGCCTTCCATCTATGGCAGTGGGCTGACGCCCATGACAGCAACCAGCGTTCCTGCGTGTTGCAGATCGAAGCCAATGGCGAACGGTTGCTGCTGACCGGCGACATCGACAGCGCCGCTGAACGGGACCTGCTCAACAGCGTGCTGGCAGTTCCCACCCAGTGGCTGCAAGCCCCGCACCATGGCAGCCGCAGTTCCTCATCGATGGCCTTGCTCAAGGTTTTGCAGCCTCATGCCGTGCTGATTTCCCGGGGGCAGGGCAATTCGTTCGGCCATCCGCACCCGACGGTCATTGCCCGCTACCGCAAACAGGGCATACATATCCATGACAGCGCCGAGCAGGGTGCCATTCATCTGCAACTGGGGCGGTTTCAGCCGGCCCGGTCGATGCGTCAACAACGCCGGTTCTGGCGCGCCCCGCCGTTGCCGGGGGCGGAGTACCGTTGA
- a CDS encoding DUF2062 domain-containing protein → MPRRLFKRYMPDPTSIREHKSLRFLGTLLHDPNLWHLNRHSVARAMAVGLFAAFLPIPAQMLVAAVLAIMVRGNMPIAVSLVWLTNPITMPAVFFCTYQAGAWLMDVPARTLPDELTWEWISGELSTLWQPFLLGSVVVGLALGALAYCLVMMYWRWWVARQWARRKKSRQS, encoded by the coding sequence ATGCCCCGGCGCTTATTCAAACGTTACATGCCCGACCCGACGAGCATCAGGGAACACAAATCCTTACGCTTTCTCGGCACGTTGCTGCATGACCCGAACCTCTGGCACCTCAACCGACATTCGGTGGCCCGCGCCATGGCCGTTGGCCTGTTCGCCGCGTTCCTGCCGATTCCCGCACAAATGCTGGTGGCCGCCGTCCTCGCGATCATGGTGCGCGGCAACATGCCGATTGCCGTCAGTCTGGTCTGGCTGACCAATCCGATCACCATGCCGGCGGTGTTCTTCTGCACTTATCAGGCCGGGGCCTGGCTGATGGATGTGCCCGCCCGCACGCTCCCCGACGAATTGACCTGGGAATGGATCAGCGGCGAGCTTTCGACCCTGTGGCAACCGTTCTTGCTGGGTTCGGTGGTGGTCGGGCTGGCACTGGGCGCCCTCGCCTACTGTCTGGTGATGATGTACTGGCGCTGGTGGGTGGCCCGGCAATGGGCGCGGCGCAAGAAAAGTCGTCAGTCCTGA
- a CDS encoding ABC transporter permease — MSSELRPNLVALNTIVYREVRRFTRIWPQTLLPPAITMVLYFVIFGNLIGRQIGDMGGFTYMEYIVPGLIMMSVITNSYGNVVSSFFGSKFQRSIEELMVSPVSPHTILIGYTIGGVLRGLMVGVIVTILSLFFTHLQVHHLGVTVLVVVLTATIFSLLGFINAVFARNFDDISIIPTFVLTPLTYLGGVFYSITLLPPFWQTVSLANPVLHMVNAFRYGILGVSDIRIGIAITFMLVATVVLYFGCARLLVSGRGMRT, encoded by the coding sequence ATGAGTTCCGAGCTGCGCCCCAACCTCGTTGCCCTTAACACCATCGTTTACCGCGAAGTCAGACGCTTCACCCGGATCTGGCCGCAGACCCTGCTGCCGCCGGCGATCACCATGGTTCTGTATTTCGTGATCTTCGGTAACCTGATCGGCCGGCAGATCGGTGACATGGGTGGCTTCACCTACATGGAGTACATCGTGCCGGGTCTGATCATGATGTCGGTGATCACCAACTCCTACGGCAACGTGGTGTCGAGCTTCTTCGGCAGCAAGTTCCAGCGCTCCATCGAAGAACTGATGGTGTCGCCGGTGTCGCCGCATACGATCCTGATCGGTTACACGATCGGTGGCGTCTTGCGAGGCCTGATGGTGGGTGTGATCGTGACGATTCTGTCGTTGTTCTTCACCCATTTGCAGGTACACCATCTCGGTGTGACGGTGCTGGTGGTGGTGCTGACGGCGACGATCTTTTCGCTGCTGGGCTTCATCAACGCGGTGTTTGCGCGCAACTTCGATGACATCTCGATCATCCCGACCTTCGTGCTGACCCCGCTGACCTACCTCGGTGGCGTGTTCTATTCGATCACCTTGCTGCCGCCGTTCTGGCAAACCGTGTCGCTGGCCAACCCGGTGCTGCACATGGTCAACGCCTTCCGTTACGGCATCCTTGGTGTGTCGGATATCCGTATCGGTATTGCGATCACCTTCATGCTGGTGGCAACCGTGGTGCTGTATTTCGGTTGTGCGCGGCTGCTGGTGAGCGGGCGCGGAATGCGCACCTGA
- a CDS encoding ABC transporter ATP-binding protein — protein MSSALSIRQLTKTYGNGFQALSGIDLDVAEGDFFALLGPNGAGKSTTIGILSTLVNKTSGTVNIFGHDLDKNPAALKRSIGVVPQEFNFNQFEKTFDIVVTQAGYYGIPARIAKERAEQYLTQLGLWDKRDVPSRSLSGGMKRRLMIARALVHEPRLLILDEPTAGVDIELRRSMWTFLTELNQKGITIILTTHYLEEAEQLCRNIGIIDHGTIVENTSMRQLLGQLHVETFLLDLKNDLSAAPQLAGYPARLLDGHTLEVQVDKSVGITALFGQLALQNIEVLSLRNKTNRLEELFVSLVEKNLSKVAV, from the coding sequence ATGAGTTCCGCTCTGTCCATCCGGCAGCTAACCAAAACCTACGGCAACGGGTTCCAGGCCTTGAGTGGTATCGATCTGGACGTCGCCGAAGGTGACTTCTTCGCCTTGCTCGGCCCCAACGGCGCCGGCAAATCCACGACCATCGGCATTCTCTCGACCCTGGTCAACAAGACCAGCGGCACCGTGAACATCTTCGGCCACGACCTGGACAAGAACCCGGCGGCGCTCAAGCGCTCCATCGGCGTGGTGCCCCAGGAGTTCAACTTCAACCAGTTCGAAAAGACTTTCGACATCGTCGTGACCCAGGCCGGTTACTACGGCATTCCGGCAAGGATCGCCAAGGAGCGCGCCGAGCAATACCTGACCCAGCTCGGCCTGTGGGACAAGCGCGATGTGCCGTCGCGTTCGCTGTCCGGCGGCATGAAGCGTCGCTTGATGATCGCGCGGGCGCTGGTGCATGAACCGCGTCTGCTGATCCTCGACGAGCCGACTGCCGGCGTCGACATCGAACTGCGTCGCTCGATGTGGACGTTCCTCACCGAACTGAACCAGAAAGGCATCACCATCATCCTCACCACGCACTATCTGGAAGAGGCTGAGCAGTTGTGCCGCAACATCGGCATCATCGACCACGGCACCATTGTCGAGAACACCAGCATGCGTCAGCTGCTCGGCCAGTTGCATGTGGAGACCTTCCTGCTGGACCTGAAGAACGACCTGAGCGCCGCGCCGCAACTGGCGGGCTACCCGGCGCGTCTGCTGGACGGCCATACCCTGGAAGTCCAGGTCGACAAGTCCGTGGGCATCACCGCGCTGTTCGGCCAACTGGCCCTGCAGAACATCGAAGTGCTGAGCCTGCGCAATAAAACCAATCGCCTCGAGGAGCTGTTCGTGTCCCTGGTGGAGAAAAATCTGTCGAAGGTGGCGGTATGA
- a CDS encoding glutathione S-transferase family protein produces the protein MLKIWGRKNSSNVRKPLWAAEELGLAYEAIDAGGAFGVVDTPEYRAMNPNGRVPVIQDDGFVLWESNAIVRYLLAKHAADTSWYPADPQTRATADKWMDWTTSSFAGPFRTVFWGVLRTPADKQDWPAIHAAIKECDSLLAMADQALKHQPYLSGSEIGMGDIPLGSFIYAWFEMPIERAPQPNLEAWYARLKQRPAYQKAVMTALT, from the coding sequence ATGCTGAAGATCTGGGGTCGCAAGAATTCGTCGAATGTCAGAAAACCGTTGTGGGCGGCCGAAGAGCTCGGGCTGGCCTACGAGGCCATCGATGCCGGTGGCGCGTTTGGTGTGGTCGACACGCCGGAGTATCGGGCGATGAACCCGAACGGGCGGGTGCCGGTGATTCAGGACGACGGTTTCGTGTTGTGGGAATCGAATGCCATCGTGCGCTACCTGCTGGCAAAACATGCGGCCGATACCTCGTGGTACCCGGCGGATCCGCAGACCCGCGCCACCGCCGACAAGTGGATGGACTGGACGACTTCCAGTTTCGCAGGGCCGTTTCGCACGGTGTTCTGGGGCGTTTTGCGTACCCCGGCAGACAAGCAGGACTGGCCGGCAATCCATGCGGCGATCAAGGAGTGCGACAGCTTGCTGGCGATGGCCGATCAGGCGCTGAAGCACCAGCCGTATCTGTCCGGGAGTGAAATCGGCATGGGCGATATCCCGCTCGGCAGTTTCATTTATGCCTGGTTCGAGATGCCGATCGAACGCGCGCCACAGCCCAATCTCGAAGCCTGGTACGCGCGGTTGAAGCAGCGTCCGGCGTATCAGAAAGCCGTCATGACCGCGTTGACTTAA
- a CDS encoding transglutaminase-like domain-containing protein has protein sequence MHEYLSPGRFIDSDHPSVVEFAEQHRGASRDPLAQAISLYYAVREAVRYNMYTFSRDPQTLRGSYALAAGESYCVPKATLLAGCARHCGIPARIGLADVKNHLSTPRLLELLRSEVFAMHGYTELFLNDRWVKATPAFNQKLCEMFNVAPLEFDGMNDSVFHPYNSDGALLMEYLVDHGQFADVPESFFFEHLQKCYPHLFNDQQTPLSSDMRGDVGRF, from the coding sequence ATGCACGAGTATCTGAGCCCCGGCCGCTTCATCGATAGTGACCACCCCTCGGTGGTGGAGTTCGCCGAGCAGCACCGTGGTGCCAGTCGCGATCCGCTCGCGCAGGCGATCAGTCTTTATTACGCGGTGCGCGAGGCGGTGCGTTACAACATGTATACCTTCAGCCGCGACCCGCAGACCTTGCGCGGCAGCTACGCGCTGGCGGCGGGTGAGAGTTATTGCGTGCCCAAGGCCACGTTGCTCGCCGGTTGCGCGCGCCATTGCGGGATCCCCGCGCGCATCGGCCTGGCGGATGTGAAAAATCATCTGTCGACGCCGCGTCTGCTTGAACTGCTGAGAAGCGAAGTGTTCGCCATGCATGGTTATACGGAGCTGTTTCTCAATGATCGCTGGGTCAAAGCCACCCCCGCGTTCAACCAGAAGCTCTGCGAAATGTTCAACGTTGCACCGCTGGAATTCGACGGCATGAACGACAGCGTTTTCCACCCGTACAACAGCGATGGCGCGCTGCTGATGGAGTACCTCGTCGATCACGGCCAGTTCGCCGATGTACCGGAATCTTTTTTCTTCGAACATCTGCAGAAATGTTATCCGCACCTGTTCAACGATCAGCAGACGCCCCTGTCCAGTGACATGCGTGGTGATGTCGGCCGCTTCTGA
- a CDS encoding acyl-CoA dehydrogenase: protein MLLLWILVLIVGVAYLAHRRIAPLPALGIVAAYLLAMGIFSQAPGWLLLIFWVVLALVAAPLLLPDLRRKHFTAPLFSWFQKTLPPMSQTERDAIDAGTVWWDGELFSGRPDWDKLLSYPKVQLTDEEQAFIDGPTEELCAMVTDWQIGQSMDLPAEAWTHIKEHGFFALIIPKEFGGKGFSAYAHSQVAMKLATRSGDLASTVMVPNSLGPAELLLHYGTDEQRNHYLPRLARGDDIPCFALTGPLAGSDAGAMPDTGIICKGEWEGQETLGLRLNWEKRYITLGPVATLLGLAFKAYDPDHLLGDKEDLGISLALIPTDTPGVEIGRRHLPLGAAFMNGPNSGKDVFIPLDYLIGGQDMLGKGWMMLMNCLSVGRSISLPAVGTGAAKFTSLVTGQYAQIREQFNVPLSAFEGIQEAMARIGGNAWMMDAARMLTANAVDLGEKPSVLSAILKYHLTERGRECISHAMDVHGGKAIIMGPNNYLGRSWNGAPIFITVEGANILSRNLMIFGQGAIRCHPFVLKEMALAGREDKDQALKEFDGLLLKHIGFAVSNAASTLVLNLGFGHFEHAPGDKLSQGYFRALNRQAAAFAMLADLSMMLLGGELKRRERLSARLGDVLSNLYLASAALKRYHDLDSPAYMEPLFRWAMEESLGQSEKALDELLTNFPNRVFGCLLRLIVFPFGRRHKGPSDKLGAEVAAVIGRAKGDPALEELLAGCYRPQSADDAVGALQHACDQLSAAQPLHKKLHSSLKSGQVKPVAGEHAIDAALEAGVLQAVEAQTLRDAEAARRKVIDVDDFDKEQLKPAEGKIR, encoded by the coding sequence ATGCTGTTGTTGTGGATACTGGTTCTGATCGTCGGCGTGGCGTATCTGGCCCACCGGCGCATCGCCCCGCTGCCGGCACTGGGTATCGTCGCCGCTTACCTGTTGGCGATGGGGATTTTCAGCCAAGCGCCAGGCTGGTTGCTGCTGATTTTCTGGGTCGTGCTGGCCCTGGTCGCCGCCCCGCTGCTGTTGCCTGACCTGCGCCGCAAACACTTTACCGCGCCGCTGTTCAGCTGGTTCCAGAAAACCCTGCCCCCGATGTCGCAGACCGAACGCGACGCGATCGACGCCGGCACGGTGTGGTGGGACGGCGAACTGTTCAGCGGCCGTCCGGACTGGGACAAACTGCTGTCTTATCCAAAAGTGCAACTGACTGACGAGGAACAAGCGTTCATCGACGGCCCGACCGAAGAGCTCTGCGCGATGGTCACCGACTGGCAGATCGGCCAGTCGATGGATCTGCCGGCCGAAGCCTGGACCCACATCAAGGAACACGGTTTCTTCGCCCTGATCATTCCGAAGGAGTTCGGTGGCAAGGGTTTCTCCGCCTACGCCCACTCCCAGGTGGCGATGAAACTGGCGACCCGCAGTGGCGACCTCGCTTCCACCGTGATGGTGCCCAACTCCCTCGGCCCGGCCGAACTGTTGCTGCATTACGGCACCGACGAACAACGCAATCATTACCTGCCACGGCTGGCCCGGGGCGACGACATTCCGTGCTTTGCGCTGACCGGCCCGCTCGCTGGTTCCGACGCCGGCGCCATGCCCGACACCGGGATCATCTGCAAGGGTGAATGGGAAGGCCAGGAAACCCTTGGCCTGCGCTTGAACTGGGAAAAACGCTACATCACCCTCGGCCCGGTCGCGACCTTGCTCGGCCTGGCCTTCAAGGCCTATGACCCGGATCACCTGCTCGGCGACAAGGAAGACCTGGGCATCAGCCTGGCGCTGATCCCGACCGACACCCCCGGCGTGGAAATCGGCCGCCGCCACTTGCCGCTGGGCGCGGCGTTCATGAACGGCCCGAACTCCGGCAAGGACGTGTTCATCCCGCTGGACTACCTCATCGGCGGCCAGGACATGCTCGGCAAAGGCTGGATGATGCTGATGAACTGCCTGTCGGTCGGGCGTTCGATCTCGCTGCCGGCAGTGGGCACTGGCGCGGCCAAGTTCACCAGCCTGGTGACCGGGCAGTACGCGCAGATCCGCGAGCAGTTCAACGTGCCGCTGTCTGCCTTCGAAGGCATTCAGGAAGCCATGGCGCGGATCGGCGGCAACGCCTGGATGATGGACGCCGCACGGATGCTGACTGCCAATGCAGTGGATCTGGGCGAGAAGCCGTCGGTACTGTCGGCGATCCTCAAGTATCACCTCACCGAACGCGGTCGCGAGTGCATCAGCCACGCCATGGATGTGCACGGTGGCAAGGCGATCATCATGGGCCCGAACAACTACCTGGGTCGCAGCTGGAACGGCGCACCGATCTTCATCACGGTGGAGGGCGCGAACATTCTCTCGCGCAACCTGATGATCTTCGGCCAGGGCGCGATCCGCTGCCATCCGTTCGTGCTCAAGGAAATGGCCCTCGCCGGGCGTGAAGACAAGGATCAGGCACTCAAGGAGTTCGATGGCCTGCTGCTCAAGCACATCGGATTTGCCGTGAGCAACGCCGCCAGCACGCTGGTGCTGAACCTCGGTTTCGGCCATTTCGAACATGCGCCGGGAGACAAGCTCAGCCAGGGTTATTTCCGTGCCCTCAACCGTCAGGCTGCCGCGTTTGCCATGCTCGCCGACCTGAGCATGATGCTGCTGGGCGGCGAACTGAAGCGGCGCGAGCGTCTGTCGGCCCGATTGGGCGATGTGCTGAGCAACCTGTATCTGGCGTCGGCGGCGCTCAAGCGTTATCACGATCTCGACTCCCCGGCGTACATGGAACCGCTGTTCCGATGGGCGATGGAAGAAAGCCTCGGCCAGTCGGAAAAAGCGCTGGACGAACTGCTGACCAACTTCCCGAACCGAGTCTTCGGCTGCTTGTTGCGCCTGATCGTGTTCCCGTTCGGCCGCCGTCACAAAGGGCCTTCGGACAAACTCGGTGCCGAAGTGGCTGCGGTCATCGGCCGGGCCAAGGGCGATCCAGCGCTGGAAGAACTGCTTGCCGGCTGCTATCGCCCGCAATCGGCCGACGATGCGGTCGGTGCGCTGCAACATGCCTGTGATCAGTTGAGTGCAGCACAACCGCTGCACAAGAAACTGCACTCGTCGCTCAAGAGCGGTCAGGTCAAACCGGTTGCCGGCGAGCACGCCATCGATGCGGCACTGGAGGCCGGGGTGTTGCAGGCTGTGGAAGCCCAGACCCTGCGCGATGCCGAAGCGGCGCGGCGCAAGGTGATCGATGTCGATGATTTCGACAAGGAGCAACTGAAACCGGCGGAAGGCAAAATCCGCTGA
- a CDS encoding PA2817 family protein, with protein sequence MSNVVADHLVLLDHLRSILVAVGEADQVPEESHALFLERFDELLASLPIEPIESQYLGQDILTQVITRYPQIAHLIPRDLLWFFAGDCLHYLSDEEIDMYQALEERRYEAEQNDEPFDWNQEKQLLAMSAQDSKH encoded by the coding sequence GTGTCCAACGTCGTTGCCGATCATCTGGTTTTGCTCGACCATCTGCGCAGTATCCTGGTCGCCGTAGGTGAGGCCGATCAGGTTCCCGAAGAAAGCCATGCCCTGTTCCTGGAGCGTTTCGACGAACTGCTGGCGTCACTGCCGATCGAGCCGATCGAAAGCCAATACCTGGGCCAGGACATCCTGACTCAAGTGATTACCCGTTACCCGCAAATTGCCCACCTGATCCCGCGGGATCTGCTGTGGTTCTTCGCCGGCGACTGCCTGCATTACCTGTCCGACGAAGAAATCGACATGTATCAGGCGCTGGAAGAACGCCGCTACGAAGCCGAACAGAACGACGAGCCGTTCGACTGGAACCAGGAAAAACAGCTGCTGGCGATGTCCGCCCAGGACAGCAAGCACTGA